TGGCCACGCAGGCGCTGAAGGTGAAGTTGGCAATGCGTGCCGCCAAGGCCTGCAGGCGGTCCAGTTCGACCAGGTCGAAGTCGTTGGTCACCCCGTAGATCAGGTGCAACGGGTGTTCGCTGCCCTGCTCGGCGATTTTCTCCAGCATCGCGGTGAACGGCGCCAGCCCGGTGCCGCCGGCCAGCAACAGCAGAGGGCGCTGGATCGGGCGTAGGTAGAAGCTGCCCAGGGGCCCTGCAAGGCTCATGCTGTCACCGGCCTTGGCCAGGCTGGTCAGGAAGCTGCTCATCAACCCGCCCGGTACATTGCGGATCAGGAAGCTGACTTCACCGTCTTTTTGCAGCGAGCTGAATGAATAGGCGCGGCTTTGCTCGCTGCCGGGTACCTTGAGGTTGACGTATTGCCCCGGCAAGAACGCCAGCCGGCTCAACGCCTCGCCTTTGATCGACAAGGCAATGGTGCTCGCCGACAACTGGCGCACGTCGCTGATGGCAGCCTCGAAACTGGCCTGCTCGGTCTTGCACAGTTGCGAAGAGGCTGGGATGCGTACCACGCAATCGGATTCAGCACGCATCTGGCAGGTCAGCACGTAACCTTCGGCGATTTCGTCCTCGCTGAGGGCATCTTCGATGAAGTTGTCGCCCAGGTCGTAACGCCCGGACTCGGCCTTGCACTTGCAGGTACCGCAGGCGCCGTCGCGGCAGTCCAGCGGGATGTTGATGCCCTGGCGGTAGGCGGCGTCGGCCACGGTCTCATGGCCAGTGGCCTCGATGAAGCGGGTTACCCCGTCCTCGAAATTCAGTGCGATCTGGAAGCTCATGTTGCACCTCGCGGGCGAGCGTTGCCGCAGCGCGCCATGGGGCGCGCCGAGCGGCTCGCGTTAACTCGGATCAGATGTGGTAGATGTCGATGACCTGACGCACGTAGTCATTCTTCAGCACCACCTTCTTGGCCTTGATCAACGGCTGCTCGCCGCGTAGGTCAAGGGTGTAGAAGCTGCTGCCGAAGTAGCTGTCGGTGGTCTTGTAGCGAAAGCTCAAGGTGTGCCAGTTGAAGCGCACCTGGCAGTAGCCTTCGCCCTGCTCGACGATCTCGATGTTGCTGATGTTGTGCGAGGTGCGGGTATCCGGCACGGTCGCACTGGAGCGCTCGGTCTTGATGCGGAACACTCGGTCCTCAAGGCCGCCACGGTTGCC
The sequence above is drawn from the Pseudomonas putida genome and encodes:
- the benC gene encoding benzoate 1,2-dioxygenase electron transfer component BenC, yielding MSFQIALNFEDGVTRFIEATGHETVADAAYRQGINIPLDCRDGACGTCKCKAESGRYDLGDNFIEDALSEDEIAEGYVLTCQMRAESDCVVRIPASSQLCKTEQASFEAAISDVRQLSASTIALSIKGEALSRLAFLPGQYVNLKVPGSEQSRAYSFSSLQKDGEVSFLIRNVPGGLMSSFLTSLAKAGDSMSLAGPLGSFYLRPIQRPLLLLAGGTGLAPFTAMLEKIAEQGSEHPLHLIYGVTNDFDLVELDRLQALAARIANFTFSACVANPDSQYPQKGYVTQHIEPRHLNDGDVDVYLCGPPPMVEAVSQYVREQGITPANFYFEKFAAAA
- the benB gene encoding benzoate 1,2-dioxygenase small subunit; its protein translation is MSLYQTVRDFLCREARYLDDAQWDQWLELYAADASFWMPSWDDDDRLTEDPQSEISLIWYGNRGGLEDRVFRIKTERSSATVPDTRTSHNISNIEIVEQGEGYCQVRFNWHTLSFRYKTTDSYFGSSFYTLDLRGEQPLIKAKKVVLKNDYVRQVIDIYHI